GTTCGACATCTGTTTTGTCTGTAGTCCCACTAAACAAAGCGGCAGGATTTTTAAAAAATAATACGTCTTTACCCGATGTTACCGCGAATAAGCCCTTATTGGGTGCATAAGATACGGGACCCAGTTGTGTTCTTCCTTTGATATAGACTTTCATCATTGGCTTGAATTTATCTGATTCAATAATTGTATCACGCGCCTGATTAATCAATTGTTGTTGAAGATTGGCATAAACAGCAAATCCACTTCCCTTACCTGAGCCGTCACTATTAAAACCTATAACTACTAACTTATCATTGTTATCGCTGCCATTGAGCAGGGTCAGCGAACTCGGAACAACAGTTCCCAGATTTATCTGCTTGTCAATAATAGGTGCTCCACCCTTGGAGCCGACCTTCCCAGAAGGTGTACTAATGGCATACAACATGGAGCTACCGGCTCCACGGTTTGTCACGGCTAAAAGAAACGGAATCGTTGTCGCTGAAGTAGCACTATTTTGTTGCGAAAACGTGTAGTAGGCCAAGCCCATGACATTCGTAAAACCACGGTATCCAATTGCGCCTGAATTACCAGGAATCCCATAGATATCATTTGCAAATGGAATAACTTGTAAAAATGTATCCTGCGGTGTAATACTTGCCTGGAAGACGGCCTTAGCATTCGCATCAAAGAGAATCGGCCCGCCCCCTTTAGCCGGAGATAGGTATTGATAGATATTATCCAAATTGTTGGTGTCTGCTGGATCAACAATCATCATATTCTTCAGGGAAGAATTATTCGGATCATAATCCAAAAAAGAAATATACAATCTTGATATCTGCGTGATGCGTCCTTCGTTTGTTGGTTCATCATCCAATTTCTTACAGGAAACAAAACCTATCATACTGATGAATACTATGATAATACAGGCTTGAAACGAAAATTTCATATTTTTTTATTAAAAATAGTGTATTGCGTTAAACATACAAATCTACTAATATATGTAGAATATAAATGAATTTATATGATTCTTTTAAGGGCAACCCCTTCAAAGTAAAACGGAAATATTTGTCAATTCGCTACTTTTTGATTAAAATTGCCTTTGTTTTTGTTAGGATATACGATTATGGAAAATAAGGAATTTGTAAGGGAGAAATTAACGTTACCTGGAGAAGGCAAGAAATTACTTTTACACTCCTGCTGTGCTCCTTGTTCTGGAGAAGTAATGGAAGCACTCATTGCTTCAGATATCGATTTCACGATTTATTTTTACAATCCAAACATTCATCCACGCAAAGAATATGATTTACGCAAAGAGGAGAACATTCGATTTGCCGAAAAACATCATATTCCTTTTATTGATGCAGATTATGACGTAGACCATTGGTTTGATTTAGCCAAGGGGATGGAACAAGAGCCTGAGAGAGGCATTCGCTGCACGATGTGTTTCGATATGCGTTTTGAAAAAACAGCGGAATATGCATCAGCGAATGGCTTTGATGTGATTTCAAGTTCATTGGGCATTTCTCGCTGGAAAAATATGGAGCAAATCAACGATTGCGGTTTACGTGCGGCTTCTCGCCATGAAGGTATGGAATATTGGACCTTCAACTGGCGTAAGAAAGGTGGTTCGGCCCGTATGTTGGAAGTCTCCAAGAAGGAGAAATTCTATATGCAGGAGTATTGCGGCTGCGCTTATTCGCTGCGCGACACGAATAAATGGCGCATGGCAAATGGGCGCGAAAAGATAGAGTTAGGCAAAAATTATTATGAATAAGCCCTATCATTGGTAGTTATAAAGCTTGGTCTTAGAATATTTAAAAAAAATATTTCGATCCTAATGATTTTATACATACCTTTGCAGGCTCAAATGCAAGATTGTGAAACATCTAAAACAATATAGAATTCCCTTTTCGGGGCTCAACGCTGGAAAGCACAATTTTGAGTTTGACATTAATAAAAAGTTCTTTGACTGCTACGAACATTCGATTGTAAAAGATGGCAATCTGAAAGCAGAAGTTGAGTTGCAAAAACAGGAGAACCTGTTGATATTGCATTTTGATATCCAAGGTGAAATTCTGTTGACTTGTGATACCTGCTTAAAAGAGTTTATGTCACCGATTTCAATTCAAGAGCGGATATTAGTCAAATTCACGGATGAAGATTGGACAGATAATACTGAAGAGGTATTGATCTTATCCAAAAGCGACCATGAGTTGGATATAGCTGAGCTATTGTATGAATACATTAATTTAGCTGTTCCCTATATCGTCAAATGTGAAGAGCAGGGAGAAGGCATACAATGTGATCCTGAGATGCTCGCATTATTCACAAGCGAGCCAGAATCAGAGGAACAAAAAGAAGAAGAAATTATCGACCCACGTTGGGAAGCATTGAGAAATATTAAAAATAACTAAAACAAGAATACGAGATGGCACATCCAAAACGTAAGACTTCTAAATCAAGAAGAGACAAAAGAAGAACACATTATAAAGCTGAAGCTCCAAGCTTGACAGTATGTAAAGAAACTGGCGCAGTTCATTTACCTCACCGTGCATATACTGTAGACGGAAATTTGTACTACAACGGTAAATTGATCATTGAAAATACAGCTGTTGTCTAAGGTAAACCTTTCATAACGCCAAAACATCCCAGACAAGCACTATTTTAGGAATTTGCTTTACTTTGGGATGTTTTTTGCGTATTATTGATTTACTAAATAATAACGGATGAAGATTGGTTTAGATATTTTAGGAGGAGATTATGCTCCTAAAGCAACGATAACAGGTGCTATTGAAGCACAAAAGCAGCTTACTGGAGACCAAAAAATAGTCCTTTTTGGTAAAACTGAAGAGACAAAACAATTAATCAATCAAGCCGGAGGGAATTCATCTGACTTTGAATATGTTGAGGCTCCAGAAATCATTGCAATGGGTGAACATCCAACCAAAGCAATAACTCAAAAACCCAACTCAAGTATTGCGAAGGGATTTGACTATTTAAAAAACAAAGAAATCGACTCATTCGCTTCTGCTGGTAACACCGGCGCTATGCTCGTGGGCTCGATGTTCAGCGTTAAAGCTATCCCAGGCGTACTGCGTCCTGCTATAGCATCCATCGTTCCCAAATTGAAATCAGGCTTCGGGATCTTATTGGACGTCGGCGCAAATGCGGACTGTAAACCAGAGATGTTGAACCAATTTGCAATCTTGGGAAGTGTCTTTGCCGAACATGTGTTTAATGTATCCAACCCTAAAGTCGGATTATTAAATATCGGAGAAGAAGAAGAAAAAGGAAACATCCTAACAACCTCTACCTACCCCCTACTAAAAGCCAACGACAAAATTAACTTTATCGGAAATGCAGAAGGTCGCGACCTGTTCAGTGACCATGCAGACGTATATGTCTGTGATGGATTTACAGGAAACGTCGTCTTGAAACTTGCAGAATCATTTTATGTAGTAACGTTGAAAAAGGGTTTTAAAGATGATTTTTTCGACCGATTCAACTACGAACAGTACGGCGGTAGCCCCATCCTGGGAGTGAATGCTCCTGTCATTATTGGCCACGGTATTTCGACACCTGAGGCCATTAAAAATATGGTTTTATTTTCAAGAGATATGATCGAGTCTAAGTTCATTGACAGCATCAGATCTATTTTCAATTAGAATATTTATGTCAAAGATTCACGCCGCAATTACGGCTGTAAATGGTTACGTTCCAGATTACATCCTAACCAACAAAGAATTGGAAACAATGGTCGACACTAACGACGAGTGGATCGTTTCCAGAACGGGAATCAAAGAGCGTCGCATATTAAAAGGCGAAGGGCTTGCTACTTCAGATCTTGCTGTACCTGCGGTTCAAGGTTTATTGAAAAAAAGAGGCATAGCTGCTACAGATATCGATCTTATCATCTTTTGTACCAGTACTCCAGATATGCTGTTCCCTGCCACAGCTAATATCCTTGCCGATAAAATTGGAGCGACCAATGCTTGGGGATTTGATCTTCAGGCTGCATGCTCAGGATTCTTGTTCGGCTTGAATACGGCAACGCAATTTATCATTGCTGGTACACACAAAAAAGTACTCGTTGTCGGTGCAGACAAAATGTCTTCGGTCATCAATTATCAAGACCGCAATACCTGTATCCTATTTGGTGATGGTTGTGGTTGTGTACTACTGGAACCTAATGAAGAAGGGATGGGTATACAAGATGCTATTTTAAAAACCGATGGTTCTGGGGGACAATTTTTGAATATCAAAGGTGGAGGTTCACTTAACCCTGCGTCACATGCAACGGTAGATGCAGGATTGCACTATGCCTATCAGGAAGGCCGTACTGTATTTAAATTTGCGGTAACCAATATGGCAGATGTTGCGCACGAAGTGATGGTCAAAAACAATCTTAAATCGGAAGATATCGCTTGGTTGGTACCTCATCAGGCCAATAAACGTATCATTGATGCTACAGCAGAGCGCGTGGGACTGCCGGATGAGAAGGTCATGGTGAACATTCAAAAATATGGTAACACAACGAGTGGTACAATCCCTTTGTGTTTATGGGAATGGGAATCGCAATTGAAGAAAGGAGATAATCTTATCCTTGCCGCTTTCGGCGGTGGTTTCACTTGGGGATCCATCTATTTAAAATGGGCGTATTAATTGTCCATTTTATGGTATAATTTATTACTTTTGACAGTTAGAATTTTTTAGAAACAAACAAAACCTAGAATACTATGGGTATGGATATCAAACAAATTCAGGACTTGATTAAATTCGTTTCAAAATCAGGTGTGAATGAAGTCTCGATTGAAGAGCAAGATTTTAAAATTACAATAAAAACAAATCAAGAGCCTACGTATGTGACAGCTTCTGTTCCTGCTGTTGCCCCTATCGCTGCTCCTCAAGTTGCGCAAGCGGCGGCACAAGCTCCTGTAGCTAGTCCTGCAGCGCCAGCTACAAATGCAGATGCAAACTTGATTACAATCAAATCACCAATGATCGGTACATTCTACCGTTCTGCAGGACCTGGCAAACCGTCTTTCATCAATGTTGGTGATGATATCAATACAGGTTCTGTATTATGTATCGTTGAAGCAATGAAATTATTCAACGAAATTGAATCTGAAGTTTCAGGTAAAATCGTTAAGATTTTGGTAGAAGATGCTCAACCTGTTGAGTTCGACCAACCATTATTCTTAGTTGAGCCTAAATAATTTACAATTGCGTAAATGAATATATGTAGCCTCCAAAGGGCTACATTTTTTTGCAAACTTCATAATTCAAGACAATGTTCAAAAAAATATTAATTGCTAATAGAGGAGAGATTGCCCTGCGCATTATCCGTACCTGTCGTGAAATGGGTATCAAAAGTGTTGCAGTATATTCTACTGCTGACCGAGATAGCCTACACGTAAGATTTGCGGATGAAGCCGTTTGTATTGGTCCTCCTCCAAGTAGAGATTCTTACTTAAACATTCCGAATATTATTTCTGCTGCCGAACTGACAAATGCTGATGCTATCCATCCAGGATATGGCTTCTTATCCGAAAATGCGCGCTTTTCAGCGATATGTGCAGAGTATGGCATTAAATTTATTGGTGCTACAGCCGAACAGATCGAGAAAATGGGTGATAAATCGCGTGCTAAGGATACCATGAAAAAAGCTGGTGTTCCTACAGTGCCCGGGTCAGAAGGTTTGATCTCAAATGTAAAAGAAGGCATTTCATTAGCCAATGAAATCGGTTATCCTGTTATCATCAAAGCAACTGCTGGTGGCGGTGGTCGTGGGATGCGTATCATTTGGAAAGATGAAGAATTCGAACCGGCTTGGGATTCTGCACGTGTTGAATCAGCGGCAGCTTTCGGTAATGATGGAATCTACCTTGAAAAATATGTGGAAGAACCTCGTCATATTGAATTTCAGATTGTAGGTGATCAATTTGGCACTGTATGCCACCTATCTGAACGTGACTGTTCAATTCAACGCCGGCACCAAAAACTGATCGAAGAATCTCCATCTCCATTTATGACTCCTGAGTTGAGAGCAGAAATGGGTGAAGCTGCTGTGAAAGGTGCCAAAGCGGTGAACTATGAGGGCGCAGGTACGATCGAATTCTTAGTTGACAAACATCGTAACTTCTACTTTATGGAAATGAATACCCGTATCCAGGTAGAACATCCAGTAACGGAAGAAGTCATCAACTTTGATTTGATCAAAGAACAGATTAAAGTGGCAGCGGGAATTCCGATCTCGGGAAAAAATTATGAACCGCAGATGCATGCCATTGAATGTCGTATCAATGCAGAAGATCCTTTTAATAACTTCCGCCCTTCTCCAGGTAAGATCACGAACTTTCACTCACCAGGTGGGCATGGAGTACGTGTAGATACCCATGTATATTCAGGATACACGATTCCGCCTAATTACGATTCGATGATTGCGAAATTAATCACTGTGGCACAAACACGTGAGGAAGCAATCAGCACGATGGAACGAGCACTAAGCGAATTTGTCATCGAAGGGATCAAAACAACCATCCCTTTGCACTTAAGATTGATGCGTGATCCTAACTTTAGAGCAGGTAATTTCACGACGAAGTTTATGGAAACTTTCGATCTAACTGAATATCCTGTAGAAGATTAAATAAAATTATCTTTACACACATAAAAAATACCATTCTTTACAATAAGAATGGTATTTTTGTTTTCAAACAATTTTTATGAGTACACCTAATTCGAAAGATCTTATACAAGCTATTAAAGATAAAGGGAAGAACATAGAAGCAGAGATGTCGTTCTTTGACCACCTTGAGGTTTTAAGATGGCATTTGGTCCGTTCAGCAATTGCGATCTGTATCTTTGCAGGTATTGCTTTTACATTCTATGATTTCGTATTCAACGATATCATCATGGGGCCAAAAAATCTAAATTTTTGGACCTATCGCATGATGTGTAAAGCAGCCGACGCTTTCAATCTGGCAGACTTTTGTGTAAAAAAAATTCCTTTTAATATCATCAATACCGAACTAGCAGGTCAATTTATGCTTCAGATAAACTCCTGTTTATTGATGGCTTTGATGATGGGTTTCCCTTATCTCCTTTTTGAAATTTGGTTATTTGTAAAACCAGCATTAACAGACGTAGAAAGACGGTCTGCCCGTGGGTTTGTATTCTATGCTTCGCTATTGTTTATTTTAGGGGCGCTCTTCGGATACTACATCGTTGTACCATTGTCCATCAACTTTCTAGCAAATGTATCGTTAAGTGATGAAATCGTCAACCAGATTACCATTGATAATTACCTTTCGACCATTTCAACTTTAACGTTGGGCTGTGGTATTGTTTTCCTACTTCCGATACTGGTATTTATTCTCTCTAAAATCGGTATTATGACTCCAGAATTTATGCGAGCCAGCCGTCGTTATGCAACAGTCATTATTTTAGTGATAGCAGCGGTTATAACACCTTCGGCAGATGTGATCACCATGCTCACAGTTGCGGCACCAATGTTCCTATTATATGAAATCAGTATTATGGTTTCTGCGGATGTTAAAAGAAAAAAATTAGCACAAGAAAAATAAAATAACAATAAAAATGAGCAGCGTAAAGAAAATTGCAATTGGAAGTGACCACGCGGGTTTTGAGTACAAAACAGCTTTGGTAAGCTTTTTGAAAGAACTGGGCTATGAAGTAACAGATTTTGGAACAAACTCTCCAGACTCAGTTGACTATCCAGATTTCGCACATCCGGTTGCATCAGCAGTGGAAAATAAAGAAGCAGATGCCGGAGTTTTAATTTGTGGCAGTGCAAATGGAGTTGCGATCACAGCCAATAAGCACCAAAATATTCGCGCTGCTATCTGTTGGTTGGAAGAAATCTCTGCTTTGGCCCGTCAGCATAATGATGCAAACGTAGTGTGTATACCAGCACGTTTTATCGATCTTGAGCTTGCTAAAAAGATTATCAATACATTTATAAACACAGCATTCGAAGGCGGACGTCACGCTAATCGGGTAGACAAAATCGCTTGCAGCTGTTAATAAATTAACATATTTTAAGATGCGGATGAGAGGTAAATGATACTTTTCATCCGCTTTTTTTTTTTATATTGTGCAGATACTGAACATACTCAGATCTATCTGCAAGTTGATAGCGGATGTAGAGCCAACTAAAAACTCAAGATAAAGCTTAAAAACTAGAAACAGTAAAAAATAAACAATGAAAAAAATATACAACCTGCTTTGGATCGCATGCTCGCTGATGAGCTGTGCTAAAGCACAGGACGTAAACAGTAAATATGCGGAGGAAATCACGGTAGAATCTACGCAAAAGCATCTGCGCACTTTAGCTTCTGTCGATTTTGAAGGCAGAGGAACGGGGCAAAAAGGAGGACGCCTAGCTGCGGAATATATAGCCAATGAATTTAAAAAGTATGGCCTTACTGCACCTGTCGATGGATCTTATTTCCAGCCCCTGCAGCTTATTCGAAACAGCTTCAAGGTAAAGCAATTTAGTATTAATGATAGACCTTTTCAACATGGCAAAGATATTTTTGTCATTGGCAACAATGAAAACAAGTTTTTCGAGGGTAATGAAATCGTTTTTATTGGCTATGGTATTGATGATCCCAAATATTCGGATATCGCTGGTATGGATCTCCACAATAAGATCGTTATGCTAATCAACGAGCATGAACCAACAGATGAAAAGGGTAATTCATGGATCAGCAAAACAAAGACTCCATCTAATTGGTCAACAACCAGAAATAAAAAAGTTAAGGAAATCCTTAAACACAATCCTAAGATGATATTGGCTATTAATAGTCAGTTATCTCAACTTTTGGAAGATGCCGGAGACCGAGCTACGGAAGGACGCTACAATTTAGCTATAGATCAACCCGCACCAGAGAAGTCGCCTATGATCCCTGTTGTCAATATTACTGATCATGCGGCCAACTATGTTTTGAATCTAGCGCGAACTAACCTTACCGCTATAGTTTCAAAGATTAATCGATCTGGACAACCAAGTTCTTTTGTTATTCCTACTAATTTTAAAGCGGAGTTTGGTACCAATGCCGCTACTTTGGCTGACCCAAATATTCTTGGTTACCTGGAAGGAACAGATAAAAAAGATGAAGTCGTGGTGATAGGAGGCCACTATGACCACGATGGAATAGATTCCAAAGGAAATATCTTCTTTGGGGCCGATGACAATGCCTCGGGCACAACAGCCGTCCTTGAGTTGGCACGTGTTTTTTCAAAAGCTAAATCCGCTGGAAATGGCCCTAGACGCAGTATTTTGTTCATTACCTACGCGGCAGAGGAAAAAGGACTATTAGGATCCAAATTTTATACCGAAAACCCAGTATTCCCATTGAAAAATACTGTAGCCTGCATAAATATTGACATGATTGGCCGTGTAGACGATAAGCATCTCAAAGGAAATCACAATTACATTCACGCAATTGGTTCAGATAAATTGAGTTCGGAATTGTATCAAATCAATAAGAGTGAGAATGAGACACATACGAAAATGGAGATCGACTACACCTACGACAATCCAAAGGATCCTATGCGCCTCTACTATCGCTCCGATCATTACAACTTTGCCAAGAAAGGTATACCCTCAGTCTTTTACTTTTCGGGCTTGCATCCGGATTATCACACGCCTGCAGATACCTATGACAAGATCGACTTCCCGTTGATGGTTAAACGTGAAAAGCTTGCATTCTACACGGCATGGGAAATTGCCAATCGGGAAAATCGGCTCGCTGTCGACACGAATAAAGAATAAAAGCGAAATATCCGATGTAATTAAAATTATTTTCCTGTATAAAAAAGCAGGTGAACGAAGGTTTACCTGCTTTTTTTTATACCTTAAAATGATCTTCAGAATAAACATTTTATCGGTAATTATTGTTAACTTTAATATAAAAAACAAGTATAATTTATGGCTTTTGTAGATTACTATAAAGTGCTCGGCACTGATAAGACAGCCTCAGCTGATGAGATCAAAAAAGCATATCGAAAACTAGCCCGTAAATACCATCCTGATGTCAACCCTAACGACAATGAGGCCAAACAAAGATTTCAGGAGATTAATGATGCGAATGAGGTGTTATCTGACCCTGAAAAGCGTAAAAAGTATGACCAATATGGTGAGCACTGGCAACACGGGGAAGAATATGAAAAAGCGCAACAGCAATACCGCCAATCCCAGTCGTCCGCAGGCAATCCGTTTGGAGGGAGTGCCAATCCATTTGGTGGAAACAGGGGCTCTCAAGAGTATACCGGAAACTTTGACGACGGCCAATTTTCTGATTTCTTTGAACAGATGTTCGGGAGCAGAAGTGGCGGCGGACGGCAAAGCACATTTCGTGGACAGGATTTTAATGCCGAACTCAGCTTATCTTTACAAGAGGCCTACACCACCCATGCACAAACATTTAATATCAACGGAAAAAATATCCGTATCACAATTCATGCGGGAGTCGAGGATGGCCAAAAAATCAAACTTAAAGGCTATGGAGGCGAGGGTATAAACGGCGGTCCAAAGGGAGATCTTTACATAACGATCAACATCGCGCCCGATGGTCGTTTTAAACGTCAGGGAAGCGACTTGTATACAACACTTGACATCGATCTCTACACTGCTATATTAGGCGGCGAGGCTATGCTAGATACATTCGGTGGAAAAGTGAAATTAAAAATAAAAGCTGAAAGTCAAAATGGTGCAAAAATGCGTCTTAAAGGAAAAGGATTTCCTGTGTATCGAAAAGATGGCGAATTTGGAGATCTATATGTTACATTAAATATACAAATGCCGAGCAATCTGACTGCCGAAGAAAAAACATTGTTTCAACAATTGAAGGATCTAAAGAAATAATATTATGGAAACGACACTCATAAGAGTCATAGACTTCTGCCAGTCCAGAAAGGTTGAAACAACTTTTTTGGAAACGATGGTTGAATATGGTCTCATACACATCGTCATTCAACAGGAAGAACAATATATCGATGAAGACGATCTTCAGAAACTGGAACGTTTTTCAAATCTCTACTACGAGCTTGAAGTGAATCCTGCCGGAATTCAGGTGGCCAGCCATTTATTGGACAAAGTGGAACAGCTTCAAAATGAAATCTTGCATTTAAAGAATAAATTAAAATCCTTGGAATACTGATCCAAGGATTTTAATTTATTCTTTAAAATTCGACATCTCGCTCTGTGTTTACTTTGGTCTGCCAAACAATTTTATCCTGCAAAGTTGTATACAGAATTTCATAATCTCCTTTACAGGTGACAAAGGATCCATAAAAATCATTGGGCTTCATGACGCGATAAACAACCAATTTTCTTTTTCCCTCAACCACACCATAGGCCTTCATTAACATGAAGCCTGTCTTATTTACCTTCTCTTCGGGAATTTTATAATCCAAATGGGAACGGCTAATGCCGTCATCTGGGCATAAAATTTCGGTACGGCTCGGTGTAAACTTATAACGATCGCGGTACATGGCCACATTCGACATGACAATGTCCTTAGCCCATGCGATGTCGGTAAAATCCTCGGGAACGAGAAAAATCAAAGAAACCATTTTTTCCTGCCAAAGTCGGCCGTTAACAGGGATTACAAAATGAAGCAACTTCTGCCTCTTAAACGGTGTGATGTTATAAAAATATCGCCCTTCTTTATGCTGTTCGCGTTGAAAATAACTTAGATTCAGCAGATGGTTTTTGTTTCCTTTTACATTTGGTGAATTGTTCACTATGGCAAGCATATCATAGCTATATTTCCCTTCCAAATGTCCAGAAAATAGCACGCTGTAAGCAGTGTCCGAATACCGCAAGTGGCGTAATACCTTGCGAAACCTACGCGCAACTTTATCGGCATTGATTGGACTACTATTGCCTTGCCAATTTTTGCTCTCCATAATATCATCTCCTATAAATACGGTGAGCTCTTTATTGAGATTAACAAAATATTCGTCTCCCTCAACAGCAAAACCATTAGGAACGACCTGATAAGATTTACATGAAGAGAGCGTCGCAAAGGCGATAATGATATAGAAGACTCGGATGATTATGGTGTGCATCATGTAATACTTGATGTTTTATTTTGCTAGATTAAGACGAATGGGCAATGTATAGGCAACTCGTACTGGTCTACCACCGACGAACGCCGGTTTCCATCGTTTTGCACTTTCCATGAGTTTCAACGTTGCTTCTTTGGTGCCATAACCAAGATCCTTTTTAACATTAATATGGGATAAACTACCATCTATTTCAACAATAAAATTGACTTCAATCATACCACTGACATTATGTTCCACAGCCTGTTTTGGAAACTGAAAATTATTGCCTATCCAAATCATAAATGACTGCATTCCCCCTTCTGGAGCTGGCTTCACTTCGACCCGATCAAAAGAAATAGTATCCAATTGTTCATTGAACTGTAGGTGGCTACGCTTTGTTTGTTTAGGCGGGTAGGTCTGATGATCGAATGCAGCCACCTGCTTAACACCTGACTCAACAGCTAAAACCATTCCTTTTGCCCTGCTCGTATTAAATATCATGGTTGAAGTAAGTACAACCAGGATGATCGGTAAGATAGATACATATAGCAGCTTATATTTACCCGCGGATTTATTCTTAAATAACATCATAATTCTCTTCTTTAAAAATGAATGATTTGAAAACTCATGTGTCAGCGGTAGCTGATCTACCTGTAATGCATGAGCAACCAACATTTCTGCATATGCTACTCTATCTGTCGAACAGATTTCATCTGCGATACATTCGTGCTGGAACTTTAACTCCTTTTGAAAGAAATATAAGATAGGATTAAACCAGTTGAAGATTTTCAATAGTTCTATTAAAAGCAAATCATACGAATGCCGCTGATCCACATGAACACGCTCATGAGATTCGATAGTGCTTCTATTCTTAATCGCTTCGCCAATGAAGACCTTATCGAAAAATGAAAAACTTAAATAGTCATGCTTCTGAGCTAACGTCTTTACCAACATTATTCCTCTCCAAATAAAAAAGCCCGCGCTAAAGGCAACACCAATCCAATACACGCAAGTCAAGATGTATATCAAATAAATAGGTTGCTCTTGCGGACCACCAATGGCGATATCCATATAGGTAATCAAATCTACATGCGGAATCTGATATTCGACCATCTCTATATTTGGCAATTCGATAAAGATTCCTATAGGAGCCAATAAGGAAAACAGGGCCATTCCAATCAAATAAATTCGATTCCATTGAAAAAAAGTCAGCCTTCTAAAAATCAGTTTATAGAGTACAAAACTGATAATCAATGAAATATTGACAATCAATAAATAAATCATAATCAAAAAGTTTATAAAGGT
The genomic region above belongs to Sphingobacterium zeae and contains:
- a CDS encoding chaperone modulator CbpM, which codes for METTLIRVIDFCQSRKVETTFLETMVEYGLIHIVIQQEEQYIDEDDLQKLERFSNLYYELEVNPAGIQVASHLLDKVEQLQNEILHLKNKLKSLEY
- a CDS encoding energy transducer TonB, translated to MIYLLIVNISLIISFVLYKLIFRRLTFFQWNRIYLIGMALFSLLAPIGIFIELPNIEMVEYQIPHVDLITYMDIAIGGPQEQPIYLIYILTCVYWIGVAFSAGFFIWRGIMLVKTLAQKHDYLSFSFFDKVFIGEAIKNRSTIESHERVHVDQRHSYDLLLIELLKIFNWFNPILYFFQKELKFQHECIADEICSTDRVAYAEMLVAHALQVDQLPLTHEFSNHSFLKKRIMMLFKNKSAGKYKLLYVSILPIILVVLTSTMIFNTSRAKGMVLAVESGVKQVAAFDHQTYPPKQTKRSHLQFNEQLDTISFDRVEVKPAPEGGMQSFMIWIGNNFQFPKQAVEHNVSGMIEVNFIVEIDGSLSHINVKKDLGYGTKEATLKLMESAKRWKPAFVGGRPVRVAYTLPIRLNLAK
- a CDS encoding M28 family peptidase, with product MKKIYNLLWIACSLMSCAKAQDVNSKYAEEITVESTQKHLRTLASVDFEGRGTGQKGGRLAAEYIANEFKKYGLTAPVDGSYFQPLQLIRNSFKVKQFSINDRPFQHGKDIFVIGNNENKFFEGNEIVFIGYGIDDPKYSDIAGMDLHNKIVMLINEHEPTDEKGNSWISKTKTPSNWSTTRNKKVKEILKHNPKMILAINSQLSQLLEDAGDRATEGRYNLAIDQPAPEKSPMIPVVNITDHAANYVLNLARTNLTAIVSKINRSGQPSSFVIPTNFKAEFGTNAATLADPNILGYLEGTDKKDEVVVIGGHYDHDGIDSKGNIFFGADDNASGTTAVLELARVFSKAKSAGNGPRRSILFITYAAEEKGLLGSKFYTENPVFPLKNTVACINIDMIGRVDDKHLKGNHNYIHAIGSDKLSSELYQINKSENETHTKMEIDYTYDNPKDPMRLYYRSDHYNFAKKGIPSVFYFSGLHPDYHTPADTYDKIDFPLMVKREKLAFYTAWEIANRENRLAVDTNKE
- a CDS encoding J domain-containing protein, translated to MAFVDYYKVLGTDKTASADEIKKAYRKLARKYHPDVNPNDNEAKQRFQEINDANEVLSDPEKRKKYDQYGEHWQHGEEYEKAQQQYRQSQSSAGNPFGGSANPFGGNRGSQEYTGNFDDGQFSDFFEQMFGSRSGGGRQSTFRGQDFNAELSLSLQEAYTTHAQTFNINGKNIRITIHAGVEDGQKIKLKGYGGEGINGGPKGDLYITINIAPDGRFKRQGSDLYTTLDIDLYTAILGGEAMLDTFGGKVKLKIKAESQNGAKMRLKGKGFPVYRKDGEFGDLYVTLNIQMPSNLTAEEKTLFQQLKDLKK